The proteins below come from a single Microtus ochrogaster isolate Prairie Vole_2 chromosome 8, MicOch1.0, whole genome shotgun sequence genomic window:
- the Zfand5 gene encoding AN1-type zinc finger protein 5 yields the protein MAQETNQTPGPMLCSTGCGFYGNPRTNGMCSVCYKEHLQRQQNSGRMSPMGTASGSNSPTSDSASVQRADASLNNCEGAAGSTSEKSRNVPVAALPVTQQMTEMSISREDKITTPKTEVSEPVVTQPSPSVSQPSTSQSEEKAPELPKPKKNRCFMCRKKVGLTGFDCRCGNLFCGLHRYSDKHNCPYDYKAEAAAKIRKENPVVVAEKIQRI from the exons ATGGCTCAGGAAACTAACCAGACCCCAGGGCCCATGCTATGTAGTACAGGATGTGGCTTTTATGGGAACCCCAGAACAAATGGAATGTGTTCTGTTTGCTACAAAGAACATCTTCAGAGACAACAGAACAGTGGCAGAATGAGCCCAATGG GGACAGCTAGTGGTTCCAACAGTCCTACCTCAGATTCTGCATCTGTACAGAGAGCAGATGCAAGCTTAAACAACTGTGAAGGTGCTGCTGGCAGCACATCTGAAAAGTCAAG AAATGTGCCTGTGGCTGCCTTGCCTGTAACTcaacaaatgacagaaatgaGCATTTCAAGAGAGGACAAAATAACTACCCCGAAAACAGAGGTGTCAGAGCCAG TTGTCACTCAGCCCAGTCCGTCAGTTTCTCAACCCAGTACTTCTCAAAGTGAAGAAAAAGCTCCTGAGTTGCCCAAACCAAAGAAGAACAGATGTTTTATGTGTAGAAAGAAAGTTGGCCTTACAG GGTTTGACTGCCGATGTGGAAATTTGTTTTGTGGACTTCACCGTTACTCTGACAAGCACAACTGTCCATACGATTACAAAGCAGAAGCTGcagcaaaaatcagaaaagagaatCCAGTTGTTGTGGCTGAAAAAATCCAGAGAATATAA